A genomic segment from Tuwongella immobilis encodes:
- a CDS encoding phosphoketolase family protein, translating into MANPLTADQLSRLDAYWRAANYLSVGQIYLYQNPLLKQPLSLEHIKPRLLGHWGTTPGLNFIYVHLNRIITNRNENVIYITGPGHGGPGLVANVYLEGTYSEVYPEVSQDETGMNKLFKQFSFPGGIPSHVAPETPGSIHEGGELGYALSHAYGAAFDNPDLVVACVIGDGEAETGPLATSWHSNKFLNPAVDGAVLPILHLNGYKIAGPTILARIPHDELRALMIGYGYEPFFVEGDDPQKLHQIMAATLDTVFDRIRSIQRDARENGYRERPRWPMIVLRTPKGWTGPEQVDGKQTEGSFRSHQVPMGAMSHPGHVEILEQWLKSYRPEELFDESGRLRPELAELAPKGERRMSANPHANGGLLLQPLAMPDFRQYAVAVTKPGQLEAEATRVQGLMIRDIIQNNPRNFRVFSPDETASNRWNPVFEVTDRCSTAEILPTDEHLSPTGRVMEMLSEHQCEGWLEGYLLTGRHGFFSCYEAFIHIIDSMFNQHAKWLKVVNHIPWRPPIASLNYLLSSHVWRQDHNGFSHQDPGFIDHVVNKKAEVIRVYLPPDANTLLSVTDHCLRSRNYVNVIVAGKQPALQWLDMPAAIEHCRQGISIWDWASNAGDSPDIVLACAGDIATLEMLAAVEILWRELPQIKIRLINVVDLMKLQPTREHPHGLSDDEFDALFTPDRPILFAFHGYPWLIHRLTYRRNNHRNLHVRGYKEEGTTTTPFDMVVLNDMDRFHLAQDAIRWIGTLGEAGEAVKAKLQAKLAEHQTYIREYGIDLPEIRNWKWSGWDAIRAEKPE; encoded by the coding sequence ATGGCGAATCCACTGACTGCCGATCAACTCTCCCGCTTGGATGCGTATTGGCGGGCAGCCAATTATTTGTCGGTTGGGCAAATTTATTTGTATCAGAATCCGTTGTTAAAACAACCACTCTCATTGGAACATATCAAGCCCCGACTGCTCGGGCATTGGGGCACCACGCCGGGCCTCAATTTCATTTACGTTCACCTCAATCGAATCATCACGAATCGCAACGAAAACGTCATTTACATCACCGGCCCCGGACATGGCGGGCCGGGTTTGGTGGCGAATGTCTACCTCGAAGGCACGTATTCCGAGGTCTATCCCGAAGTCTCACAAGACGAAACCGGGATGAATAAACTATTCAAACAATTTTCGTTCCCGGGAGGAATTCCTAGCCATGTGGCACCCGAAACTCCGGGAAGCATCCACGAAGGGGGCGAACTGGGCTACGCGCTGTCGCATGCTTACGGCGCGGCGTTCGACAATCCCGATCTGGTGGTCGCCTGCGTGATCGGTGATGGCGAAGCGGAAACGGGTCCACTTGCGACGAGTTGGCATTCCAATAAGTTCCTGAATCCGGCGGTTGATGGCGCTGTGCTGCCGATTTTGCATCTGAATGGCTACAAAATTGCGGGGCCGACAATCCTCGCACGCATCCCGCATGACGAGCTGCGGGCACTGATGATCGGGTATGGATATGAGCCGTTTTTTGTCGAAGGTGACGACCCGCAGAAGCTGCATCAAATCATGGCCGCCACCCTGGACACCGTGTTCGACCGAATTCGCTCGATTCAACGCGATGCTCGGGAAAATGGCTACCGGGAACGCCCGCGATGGCCGATGATTGTGCTGCGCACGCCAAAAGGTTGGACCGGTCCTGAGCAAGTCGATGGCAAACAGACGGAAGGCTCGTTCCGATCGCACCAAGTTCCCATGGGTGCGATGAGCCACCCCGGCCACGTCGAAATTCTCGAACAATGGCTGAAAAGCTATCGCCCGGAGGAGTTATTCGACGAATCCGGTCGGCTGCGGCCCGAACTCGCCGAATTGGCCCCGAAGGGCGAGCGGCGAATGAGCGCCAATCCGCATGCCAACGGCGGACTGTTGCTGCAACCGCTGGCCATGCCCGACTTCCGACAATATGCCGTTGCGGTCACCAAACCCGGCCAACTTGAAGCCGAGGCAACCCGCGTGCAAGGGCTGATGATTCGGGACATTATCCAGAACAATCCGCGCAATTTCCGGGTATTCAGCCCCGATGAAACCGCGTCCAACCGCTGGAATCCGGTCTTCGAGGTCACCGACCGCTGTTCGACTGCGGAAATTCTCCCCACCGACGAGCATCTCTCCCCCACCGGGCGCGTCATGGAAATGCTCAGCGAGCATCAATGCGAAGGCTGGCTGGAAGGCTATTTACTCACCGGACGACATGGATTCTTTTCCTGCTACGAGGCATTTATCCATATCATTGACTCCATGTTTAACCAACATGCAAAATGGTTAAAGGTGGTGAATCATATTCCCTGGCGGCCACCGATCGCATCGTTAAATTACTTGTTATCCTCTCACGTCTGGCGGCAGGATCATAACGGATTTAGCCATCAAGATCCGGGATTTATCGATCATGTCGTCAATAAGAAAGCGGAAGTGATTCGCGTTTATCTTCCGCCGGATGCCAATACGTTACTCTCGGTGACCGATCACTGTTTGCGAAGCCGAAATTATGTGAATGTGATCGTGGCCGGTAAGCAGCCGGCGCTTCAATGGCTCGACATGCCTGCAGCCATTGAGCATTGCCGACAAGGGATCAGCATTTGGGATTGGGCCAGCAATGCGGGCGATTCGCCGGATATCGTCCTCGCATGTGCGGGGGACATCGCCACGCTTGAGATGCTGGCCGCGGTCGAGATTCTCTGGCGGGAACTCCCGCAAATCAAGATCCGCCTGATTAACGTCGTGGATCTCATGAAATTGCAGCCAACTCGGGAACATCCTCACGGATTAAGTGATGATGAATTTGATGCACTCTTCACACCGGATCGCCCGATTCTGTTCGCATTTCATGGCTATCCCTGGTTGATTCATCGACTCACCTATCGTCGAAACAATCACCGAAATCTCCATGTGCGCGGCTATAAGGAAGAAGGAACCACCACGACGCCCTTTGATATGGTCGTCCTCAACGATATGGATCGATTTCACCTGGCCCAAGATGCGATTCGCTGGATCGGGACACTCGGCGAAGCAGGCGAAGCGGTGAAGGCGAAACTGCAAGCCAAACTCGCGGAGCACCAAACGTATATTCGGGAATATGGCATCGATCTGCCCGAAATTCGCAATTGGAAATGGTCCGGTTGGGACGCGATTCGTGCGGAGAAACCAGAATGA
- a CDS encoding acetate/propionate family kinase, translating to MTAILTINSGSSSLKFAEFQIGPPLHRSWHGQISRIGQGNGQIRITTETGDIVTEESHSFDRQADALTWLFQWWKTHTGMDAPAAIGHRVVHGGTQFTEPERVSPDFLQALKTLQPLAPDHLPPEIRAMELIEEQLPNVPQIACFDTAFHRSIPPVAQRLPLLRTLAKGNLRRYGFHGLSYAYLLQQLRELEPELVAGRWIFCHLGNGSSLAAVKAGQCVETTMGMTPLGGLMMGSRPGEIDPGVILHLLRSEPLDPDGLAEILQHHSGLKGVSGISSDMAELLALEATEAHAAEAVALFVYTAKKAIGALAAVLDGIDGIVFTGGIGENSPIIRERILDGLAYLGVMLDATRNHGQAAVLSPEGHRPVIRRIVANEEAIIAQQTAEKLGLIS from the coding sequence ATGACCGCGATTCTTACCATCAATAGCGGCTCATCCAGTCTGAAATTTGCCGAATTTCAGATTGGTCCGCCCCTGCACCGCTCCTGGCACGGGCAAATCTCTCGAATCGGTCAGGGGAACGGGCAGATTCGGATCACGACGGAAACTGGCGACATCGTGACCGAAGAGTCGCACTCATTTGACCGGCAAGCCGATGCGTTGACTTGGCTCTTCCAGTGGTGGAAAACACACACCGGGATGGACGCGCCCGCCGCAATCGGTCATCGTGTGGTGCATGGTGGCACGCAGTTTACGGAACCGGAACGGGTAAGCCCGGATTTTCTGCAGGCATTGAAGACGCTCCAACCGTTGGCCCCGGATCATCTCCCACCAGAAATCCGGGCCATGGAGCTGATCGAAGAGCAGCTTCCGAATGTTCCGCAGATCGCTTGTTTCGATACCGCGTTCCATCGCAGCATTCCCCCTGTCGCGCAACGCTTGCCACTGTTGCGGACACTCGCCAAGGGAAATTTGCGTCGGTACGGATTTCATGGGCTGTCGTATGCCTATTTGCTGCAACAACTTCGGGAATTGGAACCGGAACTCGTCGCCGGTCGGTGGATCTTCTGCCACCTGGGCAACGGCTCCAGTCTGGCGGCGGTGAAGGCTGGGCAATGCGTGGAAACCACCATGGGGATGACGCCGCTGGGTGGCCTGATGATGGGCAGCCGCCCCGGCGAGATTGATCCAGGCGTGATCCTGCATTTGCTGCGAAGCGAACCTCTGGATCCCGATGGGCTGGCCGAGATTTTGCAGCATCATTCCGGGCTGAAAGGGGTCTCAGGCATCAGTTCGGATATGGCCGAATTACTCGCGCTCGAAGCGACCGAAGCCCATGCTGCGGAAGCAGTTGCGTTGTTCGTGTACACGGCAAAGAAAGCGATTGGGGCACTCGCGGCCGTGCTTGACGGCATTGATGGCATCGTCTTCACCGGCGGAATTGGCGAGAATTCGCCAATCATTCGGGAGCGAATTTTGGACGGCCTTGCCTACTTGGGTGTGATGCTGGATGCGACTCGGAATCATGGCCAAGCTGCGGTGCTGTCACCCGAAGGCCATCGCCCGGTGATTCGGCGGATCGTCGCCAACGAGGAAGCCATCATCGCCCAGCAAACCGCCGAGAAATTGGGACTGATCAGCTAA
- a CDS encoding sulfatase family protein has protein sequence MTRFGFLLAIAMSWIGAGQLRAADTPTPRPNIVWVVVDDMSANFSCYGEKQISTPNVDRLAKEGVKFERAFVTAPVCSACRSALITGCYQTTIGSHHHRSGRGVETITLQNGVVPVPKLFQQAGYYTCIGGFNAAGKRLGKTDYNFEWDRSIYDGNDWAGRKPGQPFFMQVQLHGGKYRGQGPNPAWQARIRQEFGSNTDPNQVTLPTVYPRDPVLLQDWADYLDCCRFTDREVGQLISRLEREGILDQTVIIFITDHGISHARGKQFLYDQGIHVPLVIRGPGLKPGSVRTDLVEHIDLAATSLGLAGIAIPKWMQGRNWFAADYTPKSAVFAARDRCDETMEHLRSVRTDRWKYIRNYLHQRPHLQPNHYKDDKAIVKRLRELHAANQLPELTERLLFAPTRPREELYDLQADPEELTNLADDPKSAAQLQAMRKLLSDWERESGDQGVKPESPSRYQSDMDVYRRESGPKHREILERNIEMNLKWVREGK, from the coding sequence ATGACCCGATTCGGATTCCTCCTGGCAATCGCGATGAGCTGGATTGGTGCCGGCCAACTGCGTGCTGCCGACACACCCACCCCGCGACCGAACATCGTATGGGTGGTGGTGGATGATATGTCCGCGAATTTCTCCTGCTACGGAGAAAAGCAGATTTCGACGCCAAATGTCGATCGACTGGCGAAAGAAGGCGTGAAGTTTGAGCGGGCATTTGTGACCGCGCCCGTTTGCTCCGCGTGTCGATCGGCACTGATTACCGGATGCTACCAAACCACCATCGGCTCGCATCATCACCGCAGCGGGCGAGGAGTGGAGACGATCACACTGCAAAACGGCGTGGTGCCGGTGCCGAAGTTGTTCCAACAAGCGGGGTATTACACCTGCATCGGCGGATTCAACGCGGCTGGTAAGCGACTCGGCAAGACCGATTACAATTTCGAGTGGGATCGCTCGATTTACGATGGCAATGATTGGGCCGGTCGCAAGCCGGGGCAACCGTTCTTCATGCAAGTGCAACTCCATGGCGGAAAGTATCGTGGGCAGGGGCCAAATCCCGCCTGGCAAGCGCGGATTCGCCAGGAATTTGGGAGCAATACCGACCCGAATCAGGTGACGTTGCCGACGGTTTACCCCCGCGATCCGGTGTTGCTCCAAGATTGGGCCGATTATCTGGACTGCTGCCGATTCACCGATCGCGAAGTTGGTCAGCTCATTTCTCGCTTGGAACGCGAAGGAATTCTGGATCAAACGGTGATCATTTTCATCACCGATCACGGCATTAGCCACGCGCGCGGCAAGCAGTTTTTGTACGATCAAGGAATCCATGTCCCGTTGGTGATTCGTGGGCCGGGATTGAAGCCCGGAAGCGTACGCACCGACTTGGTGGAGCACATCGACCTCGCTGCCACATCGTTGGGATTGGCCGGAATCGCCATTCCGAAGTGGATGCAGGGGCGCAACTGGTTTGCGGCGGATTACACCCCGAAATCGGCCGTGTTTGCCGCACGCGATCGCTGCGATGAAACGATGGAACATCTGCGAAGTGTCCGCACGGATCGCTGGAAATACATCCGGAATTACCTGCATCAACGTCCGCATCTCCAGCCGAATCATTACAAAGATGATAAGGCGATTGTGAAGCGGCTCCGCGAACTCCATGCGGCCAACCAACTGCCGGAACTGACCGAACGATTGCTGTTTGCACCGACTCGCCCGCGCGAAGAATTGTACGATTTGCAAGCCGATCCCGAAGAACTCACGAATTTGGCCGACGATCCGAAATCCGCTGCGCAGTTGCAGGCGATGCGGAAATTGCTCAGCGATTGGGAACGCGAATCCGGCGATCAAGGCGTCAAGCCCGAATCGCCGTCACGGTATCAATCGGATATGGATGTGTATCGCCGGGAGTCCGGCCCGAAGCACCGAGAAATTCTCGAACGCAATATCGAGATGAATTTGAAGTGGGTCCGTGAAGGCAAATAA
- the cas6 gene encoding CRISPR system precrRNA processing endoribonuclease RAMP protein Cas6, whose product MPLSKTPRFWMLESTRHLRFARAGRLNAWIGPAIRGLAGGRLRAATCRQPLPLQDTLWRNCRGCPLMGGCAFGELFEPDGEPIPDEFRGSRDRARPLVIAPAFPAPDRAVIGEILPIQVRFLGMTASQHSQAFWDALQAGGRDLLLGLGDDRILFNLELPQGESPADRLFPMHLPDEIDPARPPIPWVRVHLTSPLVLRSHANQRNRQLLTNPSCADLLRATLRTVGMLARDLGEPVPQSTFPLLKSAAMQVPTVEANWSLFRQVKSSHRTGNRWEVEGILGTATLGPIAPELVDWLEVGGRIHVGTHRVAGAGGWRVEYPPGWKRV is encoded by the coding sequence ATGCCCCTGTCGAAAACGCCGCGATTCTGGATGCTGGAATCGACTCGCCACTTGCGATTCGCCCGAGCGGGGCGGCTGAATGCCTGGATCGGGCCTGCCATTCGTGGACTTGCAGGCGGCCGGCTGCGAGCGGCCACCTGTCGCCAACCACTCCCATTGCAAGATACCCTGTGGCGGAATTGCCGGGGATGTCCGCTCATGGGCGGCTGTGCCTTCGGCGAACTGTTTGAACCCGACGGCGAACCGATCCCCGACGAATTTCGCGGCAGTCGGGATCGCGCCCGACCATTGGTCATCGCCCCGGCTTTTCCCGCACCGGATCGAGCCGTGATTGGCGAGATTCTGCCGATCCAAGTGCGATTTCTGGGAATGACCGCGAGCCAGCATTCGCAGGCATTCTGGGACGCGCTCCAAGCCGGAGGACGCGATTTATTGCTGGGGTTGGGCGACGATCGCATCTTGTTCAATCTCGAATTGCCCCAGGGCGAATCGCCCGCCGATCGACTCTTTCCGATGCATTTGCCCGATGAAATCGACCCCGCTCGTCCGCCGATTCCATGGGTTCGCGTTCATCTCACCTCGCCGCTGGTGCTGCGAAGCCACGCGAATCAGCGCAATCGGCAATTGCTCACGAATCCCAGTTGTGCCGATCTGCTACGCGCCACCCTTCGCACGGTCGGCATGCTGGCTCGCGATCTGGGCGAGCCGGTGCCGCAGTCGACCTTCCCACTGCTCAAATCGGCGGCGATGCAAGTGCCGACAGTGGAAGCGAATTGGTCGCTTTTTCGGCAGGTGAAATCGTCGCATCGCACGGGGAATCGTTGGGAAGTCGAAGGGATCTTGGGCACGGCGACGCTGGGCCCCATCGCGCCGGAATTGGTCGATTGGCTCGAAGTCGGCGGGCGAATTCATGTCGGCACGCACCGCGTCGCCGGTGCGGGGGGCTGGCGTGTTGAGTATCCCCCCGGCTGGAAGCGCGTGTGA
- a CDS encoding ECF-type sigma factor, with protein sequence MDDQPIIDPNRDATGPLDSGADTLFAALYADLHRVAVVVLDRVPKGQSVYPTDLIHEAYVRLSRQPDHQWESRAHFLNAAAQAMRCFLTDRARRRLAAKRGEGKTTLPLDDRLIVQAPDEQLLEVHEALARLEQIDPRAAKLVELTYFLGLTQLEAAEVLQISDRTARRDLIFARAWLAQEIGIDTSGPASGAAGGSSGG encoded by the coding sequence ATGGACGATCAGCCGATTATCGATCCCAATCGCGATGCGACAGGGCCGCTGGATTCGGGAGCGGATACCTTATTCGCCGCGCTCTATGCCGATCTCCATCGTGTGGCCGTGGTGGTGCTGGATCGTGTGCCGAAGGGGCAATCCGTTTATCCAACGGATTTGATTCACGAAGCGTATGTTCGATTGTCGCGGCAACCCGATCATCAATGGGAATCCCGTGCGCACTTTTTGAACGCGGCGGCGCAGGCAATGCGCTGTTTCCTGACCGATCGCGCTCGTCGCCGACTGGCGGCCAAGCGAGGCGAAGGGAAAACAACACTACCACTGGATGACCGACTGATTGTCCAAGCACCGGATGAGCAGTTGTTGGAAGTGCACGAAGCGTTGGCGCGATTGGAGCAGATTGACCCGCGAGCGGCGAAACTCGTGGAATTGACCTATTTTTTGGGATTAACCCAACTGGAAGCCGCAGAAGTGTTGCAGATCAGCGATCGAACAGCGCGGCGGGACTTAATCTTCGCCCGCGCCTGGCTCGCGCAAGAAATCGGCATCGACACCAGTGGCCCCGCCTCGGGTGCCGCGGGAGGCTCCTCGGGCGGGTAA
- a CDS encoding serine/threonine-protein kinase — MSIFPLEQMKDWLVQAEEAIRRGEPIPEVSHESPEVRQQLERLAECLRASPSGFLEPAWRIAEGIPTEPTPEFIGQYRVLDRLGQGGMGIVYRAEHPEPTPRIVAIKRLRDGLVSPEGFARFHRERASLARLNHVSIAMLFETGTSDDGRPYFVMEYINGPNIVEFARSRQLSLPDRIRLVVAAMRGVAHAHARGVIHRDLKPANLLIAEIEGKSIPKVIDFGIAKMIEDAPVMGLTGVHQILGTLEYMSPEQASDGTMLVDARADVYSLGAILYELLTGRTPIPADQLRGKGILQALRIVHESVIVPASVARAENRDSLPFSARELTGDLDAILEKALAHEPDARYQSVTEFADDLERHLAMEPIRAIPVTPRNRVLKWIRRNRVIVLSGVMVFLTFLVGFVSTWVGFRKASQERENARLAANAMKDARDDAVKEKERAQQATQEAEKALELLSETAFFANVRDQAVQQKLSGIGVKIELMLQTISGETPRTRFRLELLLGRTYSNTGKYQQAEPLLLHAHELAQQTWSNERERFTAALVLGEFYLQVRNFPKARQFTEESLVAAKSLGDLQMVSESQFAYANALAGQGQLTESVRLLEEAIETCKRAGTPEPNVVIARSLVMSAPMLAQLNQPKKAEAYAIKGYESYRRMHGMTNPDTLTAGHNLGTLYTVLKRPGDAQRVLEEVLTARRNVLGPQHPETLGTSIILARSYLDLDRIPEAERLYQNALTVGDQAFGKKNPIGGLAAEGLATMYLKQKRYPEAIHSAKRAIEYADEKYGPNDWHAALFRLKYAAAMASQGDLDEAIRTAESVHAIVSKQVGESHPYALTAARTLAEIYRVKGDRTQERIWMQRAEPAQ; from the coding sequence ATGTCGATTTTTCCGCTCGAACAGATGAAAGATTGGTTGGTGCAGGCGGAAGAGGCGATCCGTCGCGGGGAACCGATTCCCGAGGTCAGTCACGAATCGCCCGAAGTTCGGCAGCAATTGGAACGATTGGCCGAATGCCTTCGCGCTTCGCCGAGTGGGTTTTTGGAGCCGGCATGGCGCATTGCCGAGGGGATTCCGACCGAACCGACTCCGGAATTCATCGGCCAATATCGCGTGCTGGACCGCTTGGGGCAGGGAGGCATGGGCATTGTCTATCGGGCGGAGCATCCCGAGCCGACCCCGCGAATTGTGGCGATCAAACGATTGCGTGACGGGTTGGTCAGCCCCGAAGGATTCGCTCGATTTCACCGCGAGCGAGCCAGCCTGGCGCGGTTAAATCACGTTTCCATTGCGATGCTCTTTGAAACCGGCACCAGCGACGATGGGCGACCGTATTTCGTGATGGAATACATCAACGGCCCCAACATTGTCGAATTTGCCCGAAGCCGACAACTGAGTCTTCCCGATCGAATTCGCTTGGTGGTCGCGGCCATGCGCGGGGTGGCGCACGCGCATGCGCGTGGCGTGATTCACCGCGATCTCAAACCTGCCAATCTGCTGATTGCCGAAATTGAAGGAAAATCGATTCCCAAGGTGATTGACTTCGGCATCGCCAAAATGATCGAAGATGCCCCGGTCATGGGGCTGACCGGCGTGCATCAAATTTTAGGCACGCTGGAATACATGAGCCCCGAACAGGCATCGGATGGAACCATGCTTGTCGATGCTCGGGCTGATGTCTATTCCCTGGGGGCGATTCTGTACGAATTGCTGACGGGCCGCACCCCCATTCCTGCAGATCAACTGCGTGGCAAAGGGATTCTGCAAGCATTGCGGATCGTGCATGAATCGGTGATTGTCCCCGCATCGGTCGCACGGGCGGAAAATCGGGATTCGCTGCCGTTTTCTGCACGCGAGTTGACGGGTGATCTGGACGCGATTCTTGAAAAAGCCCTGGCGCATGAGCCGGATGCCCGCTATCAAAGCGTCACCGAATTTGCCGATGACCTGGAGCGGCATCTGGCAATGGAACCGATTCGAGCCATTCCCGTGACACCGCGGAATCGGGTGCTGAAATGGATTCGCCGCAATCGGGTGATCGTGCTTTCCGGGGTAATGGTATTCTTGACTTTTTTAGTCGGGTTTGTGTCGACCTGGGTGGGATTCCGCAAAGCCAGTCAGGAACGCGAGAATGCGCGTCTGGCAGCGAACGCAATGAAAGATGCGCGTGACGACGCGGTCAAAGAAAAAGAACGGGCCCAGCAAGCGACTCAAGAAGCCGAAAAAGCCTTGGAATTACTGAGCGAAACTGCATTTTTTGCCAATGTGCGCGATCAAGCCGTGCAGCAGAAACTGAGCGGAATTGGAGTGAAAATTGAGTTAATGCTCCAAACCATCTCCGGAGAAACGCCTCGCACGCGCTTCCGACTCGAACTGCTGTTGGGGCGAACCTATTCCAACACGGGGAAATATCAGCAGGCCGAGCCGTTGTTGTTGCATGCCCACGAGTTAGCCCAACAAACATGGTCGAACGAACGCGAACGATTTACCGCCGCATTGGTGTTGGGCGAATTCTACCTGCAAGTTCGCAATTTTCCCAAGGCGCGCCAGTTCACCGAAGAATCCTTAGTTGCGGCGAAATCGCTTGGCGATCTGCAAATGGTGTCGGAATCCCAGTTTGCGTATGCGAACGCCCTTGCCGGGCAGGGCCAGTTGACCGAATCCGTGCGATTATTGGAAGAGGCGATCGAGACGTGCAAACGAGCGGGCACCCCGGAACCGAATGTGGTGATTGCGCGCTCGTTGGTCATGTCGGCCCCCATGTTGGCCCAACTGAACCAACCGAAGAAAGCGGAAGCCTACGCGATCAAAGGGTATGAAAGCTATCGTCGCATGCACGGGATGACGAATCCGGATACGCTCACTGCGGGGCACAATCTGGGTACATTGTACACGGTGTTGAAGCGCCCCGGGGACGCGCAGCGCGTGTTGGAGGAAGTTTTGACCGCTCGACGAAATGTTCTGGGGCCGCAACATCCGGAAACGCTGGGCACCTCGATTATTTTGGCACGATCGTACCTCGATTTGGACCGGATTCCAGAAGCGGAACGACTCTACCAGAATGCCCTGACCGTGGGCGATCAAGCATTCGGGAAGAAAAATCCGATCGGAGGACTGGCTGCGGAAGGGTTGGCGACGATGTATTTGAAGCAAAAACGCTATCCCGAAGCGATTCATAGCGCGAAACGAGCAATCGAATATGCCGACGAAAAATACGGGCCCAATGATTGGCATGCCGCGTTATTCCGCTTGAAATACGCTGCTGCGATGGCATCTCAAGGGGATCTTGATGAGGCGATCCGAACGGCGGAATCGGTGCATGCGATCGTCTCGAAGCAGGTGGGCGAGTCGCACCCTTACGCGCTGACGGCGGCGCGGACTCTTGCCGAGATTTACCGCGTAAAGGGCGATCGGACGCAGGAACGCATCTGGATGCAGCGTGCGGAACCAGCGCAATAA
- a CDS encoding isochorismatase family protein: protein MPWSPIRDAMVHSTLVLLDYHDRHRELNWLDCSFQQLCANALQLLEAAEHLHMPVVVSLAQTPLQEAEWCGELRGRYPKISPILRNQWNPWRTPAFQRAIRRTQRRHLILAGMPVETILQAVAISAVQDGYSVTAVLDASGTESWQEWYEAIAWMEALGVSCLTTAEFLGKIQSSGYLPIAPTNWERYIPQWYACWGAAAQCDWS, encoded by the coding sequence ATGCCTTGGAGTCCGATCCGCGATGCGATGGTTCATTCGACGTTGGTGCTGTTGGATTATCACGATCGGCACCGGGAGTTGAATTGGCTCGATTGTTCCTTTCAGCAGTTGTGTGCCAATGCACTCCAACTCCTGGAGGCGGCGGAGCATTTGCACATGCCGGTTGTCGTGAGTCTGGCGCAAACACCGCTCCAAGAGGCGGAATGGTGTGGCGAGTTGCGGGGCCGCTATCCCAAAATTTCGCCGATTTTGCGCAATCAGTGGAATCCCTGGCGGACACCAGCGTTTCAGCGGGCGATTCGGCGAACCCAGCGGCGCCACCTCATTCTGGCGGGGATGCCGGTCGAGACGATCTTGCAGGCGGTCGCAATCTCGGCGGTGCAAGATGGCTATTCCGTGACGGCGGTTCTGGATGCCTCGGGGACCGAATCGTGGCAGGAATGGTACGAAGCGATCGCGTGGATGGAGGCACTTGGGGTCTCTTGCCTGACCACGGCGGAATTCCTGGGAAAAATCCAATCCAGTGGCTATTTACCCATCGCTCCAACGAATTGGGAACGGTACATTCCACAATGGTATGCCTGTTGGGGAGCGGCAGCCCAGTGCGATTGGAGTTGA